The region CAGCTCGGTATGACCTTTCCTGCGACCACAACGGCTCCAACGGCTGCAAGCGAGAAGAGAACCGAGAAGGTGGCAGTTAGCTTAACGCTCTTAAAATCCATGGCTTCCGCCCAGGAGGAAATTTACTCCCAAGAAGAGGAAGAGGACGTAAAGGCCGGCTCCGACTACTCCTATCTCTTTTACTCTTTGGAGTTTACTATCGAAGGGCAGGTGCAGGAGCGCTCCGCAGTAGAGCCAGAACCCTAACGATAGGAGGGACTTTGGGTCTACCGGGAAGAGGTCTCCCCACGCGAGGAACGCCCACACTGCTCCCACCCAAAGCGACAGGGTAAACAGCCAGAACCCCCATTTTGCTACGGTAAGCGGTTCTATCTCCTCTTTGGAAGCCCCCTTCCAAATGGCGTAAATTGCCGCCACTGCGAATACGGAGTAGGAGACCATTGCCGTTCCAACGTGAATGAAGAAGAGAGGGGTTCTCACTATCGGGGGAATCTCTTTAACCTGGGGGTTCAGCGCAAGTAGAATGGCAGTAACAACCGCTCCTACGGTTCCCACGAACTTTGGGTTTGCCTTGAGGCTAAAGCCCGATAGGGCAAAGAGCGCACCGAAAAGGGCTATTGCGTAGTAGCCGCTGAAAAGGGGAGGGTAGCCGAGCTTCAAACTCTCTGCCGCTATTGCCGCCAGCAGGGAGATTGCAGGGATTAGGAGCAGCAAACCTTCCCTTTTGACTGCCGCCAATAGGAAACCCAACAGCCCTACCGCTGCGAGGAGCTTTTCCATTGTAGCTACAATGCTATCATAATTTACACACACCCGGAGGTTGAGGATGAAGACGGTAGACGTTTCCGCCAAGTTTGACAACCTTAGAACCGCCCGAGCCGTTGGCAGGATTAAACTCTCCCCGGAGACCGTTGAGCTCATCAGGGAGAAGAGAATCCCCAAAGGAGACGTTATAGCCGCCGCTCAAATAGCCGGTATTATGGGGGCGAAGAAGACCCCCGAGCTTATGCCCTTCTGCCATCCTATTCCCCTCGACCACGTTGAGGTGAACCTGAAGCTCGGGGAAGACTTCGTAGAGGCCGAGGCCGAGGTCAGGGGGATTTGGAGGACCGGCTACGAAGTGGAGGCCATGAACGCAGTTATGATGGCCCTTTTAACCGTTTACGATATGTGCAAGGCCTTCGACTCCTCTATGGTTATAGAGGGCGTTCGGGTTGTTCACAAGAGCGGAGGGAAGTCCGACTGGGCCGAAGACCTCTCCGGCCTTAAGGCTGCCGTTGTTACCGTAAGCGATTCTGCATACCGGAAGGAGCGGGAAGATAAGAGCGGTCCGAGGGCGGTTGAGCTCCTCAAGGAGTTCGGAGCCGAGGTTATAGGCTACACTGTGGTCCCCGACGAGAAGGAGGCTATAAAGAAAGCCCTTGAAAGCTTTAAAGAGCAGGGTGCCAATATCATAGTCACAACCGGCGGTACCGGTTTCTCTCCCCGTGACGTTACGCCCGAGGCCACACAGGAGCTTCTCTACAAAGAGATGGTAGGCTTCTCCGAGGCGATGCACCTGTTGGGAGTCCGCTTTACACCGAAGGCACTGATGTCCAGGGCCAAGGTGGGCTTGCTCTCTCCCCGGTGTATGGTTGTGAACCTTCCCGGTTCAACCAAAGGAGTTGAACAGAACTTGAAGATGTTTGCTCCTCTCTTTAAACACGCCCTCAAAATGGCCGCTGGAGGTGGCCACTGATAGCGGTTGCTGTTTTGTGTGGGGGGAGAAGCTCCCGCTTCGGAGCCGATAAAACCCTCGCAACCTTTAACGGCCGCCCCTTTATCGAAAAGGTTCTGGCGGCCGCTACACAAGTAGCCCCTACTTACCTCGTTTCCAAAAACCCTTTGAAATTTCATTTCCTACTTGGCCGTTACAGGTTCGGACTTGTCGTTGAAGGGGAAGGCGTTTACTCTCCCCTTGTTGGTGTGAGGGCCGCACTCTTACAGATTCCCGCCCGGGCCCTCCTGTTTCTGCCGGCGGATTTACCCTTTGTCTCTCCCGAGCTGCTTAGATGGATTGTCTCCCACCCCCCTCCGGTAGTTGTTAAAGACTCAAACAGGCTCCACTCCCTTGTAACCTTTCTGCCCAAAGCTGCCGTTACGGTGGTTGACTCCCTTTTGAAACGGGGAGAGCACAGGGTATTCCGGCTCCACAGGGAGCTTAAAACGGAAGAGCTTCCATTACACCTCTTCTCCCACAGAGATTACAGCCTTAAGTCACTTACAAACATAAACCGCAAGGAGGAGTACCTTGAGACCCTCTGTAGATGAACTTCTATCTCGGGTTAAGGCCCGCTCAAACCCTGAGAACCTCGGTATGGTCCTTGTCCACAACGGCGTTGTAAGGGCCACTTCCCGAAACGGAAGTACCGTAAGGGGTATGAAGCTTTCGGTGAACAGGGAGCGTTTAAGGGAGCTCATTAAAGAGACCGAGTCCCGCAGCGGCATAGAGGCTGTGGAGATCTGGATTAACGAAGGGGAGCTTTCCGTTGGCGACGATATCATGGTTGTTGTGGTTGCCGGCCGCTTCAGGAGCGATGTTCTCCCTGCTTTCGAAGAGCTTATATCGAAAATAAAGCGGGAGGTTGTTGTTGAAGAAGAGGTTTGACGGCTTCCACCTGACTCCCTTTGAGAAGTGGGTCATCTTCAACAAGGGAACCGAGCCGCCTTTCACCGGGAAGTACTGGAACCACTTTGAAGAGGGAACCTACCACTGTAAACTCTGCGGTGCTCCCCTCTTTAAGAGCGAGCACAAGTTCCTCTGCTACAGCGGTTGGCCCTCCTTCGATGGGGCGATTCCCGGGGCCGTCAGGGAAGTCCCCGAAGAGTTCCCCGACGACCGCATAGAAGTTGTTTGTGCCAACTGCGGGGCCCACCTCGGCCACGTTTTCTACGGTGAGGGGCTTACACCCAAAAACGTCCGCTATTGTATCAACTCTGCCTCTATAGAGTTTCACCCCTCTCGGTCCGATGAAGGTTAGAGTTTTCGAAGTAGTTACACCTGTTGTTTGTGCAGGTAACGAACTCCTTTCCGTTAACTCTCTTTACCGACAGGGGAGAACCGCATACGGGACAGATTCTATCGACAAACACGAAGAGGTCCGGGTAGGGAAAAAGGTTCGTTTTCTGGGTGAACTCCATCTCCTCCTCGTTCATATTGGTTCTTGATTCAGAATACTCCCCTTTTCGGTCACATTTTGGCCCATTTTATTAAATTTCTTTTAAAATTTCTCGGGGCTCGAACGAAACCGCCCTCAGCGCCGGGTAAATCCCCGCCACAATACCAATTATAAGCGTAAGTATCAGCGCTAGCACCGCTCCCTTTACCGGTACGTAAGTTCCCCAGCCGGCAACTGTTGATATACCGGCTACAATTCCTAAGGAAACAAAGGCCCCGGCAGTTCCGCCCGCAAGCGACAGCAGGGCCGATTCAACCAGGAACTGGAGGAATATATCCCTCTTCCTCGCGCCGAATGCCCTTTTAACGCCGATTTCTACGAGTCTCTCGTAAACGGATAACGTCATTACTGCGAGAATCCCCAAAGCACCCACTCCGAAGGCCACGGCCGTCACCGTAAGGGAGAGCTTGGAGAATATCTCCATAGCTTGCTTCTGGGTGTTTGCAACGTCTTCGTAACGGCTTACCGTGAAGTCCTTCTTCCCGTGTCTTTTAAGGAGGAGGCTCTCAATCTCCTCTATTGCCGGTTTTAAAGACTCCTTTCCCTGAGGGATAACGAGTATCCCGTCCAGGTACGTAACGTTTGACAGCCTTTTCATCGCCGAGCTGAGGGGAACGTAGATTCGGCTATCCAGGTCTTCCCCCGAAAGGTCTGTTCCTCTCTTCTCCATTACGCCCACAACTTTGTAGGGGGCGTTAAACAGGTAAACCGTTTTACCCACCGGACACCCGTTACCGAATAGCTCTTTTGCAACTTTCGGACCTATTACGGCAACTTGGGCC is a window of Thermovibrio ammonificans HB-1 DNA encoding:
- the ccsA gene encoding cytochrome c biogenesis protein CcsA produces the protein MEKLLAAVGLLGFLLAAVKREGLLLLIPAISLLAAIAAESLKLGYPPLFSGYYAIALFGALFALSGFSLKANPKFVGTVGAVVTAILLALNPQVKEIPPIVRTPLFFIHVGTAMVSYSVFAVAAIYAIWKGASKEEIEPLTVAKWGFWLFTLSLWVGAVWAFLAWGDLFPVDPKSLLSLGFWLYCGALLHLPFDSKLQRVKEIGVVGAGLYVLFLFLGVNFLLGGSHGF
- the moaCB gene encoding bifunctional molybdenum cofactor biosynthesis protein MoaC/MoaB, producing the protein MKTVDVSAKFDNLRTARAVGRIKLSPETVELIREKRIPKGDVIAAAQIAGIMGAKKTPELMPFCHPIPLDHVEVNLKLGEDFVEAEAEVRGIWRTGYEVEAMNAVMMALLTVYDMCKAFDSSMVIEGVRVVHKSGGKSDWAEDLSGLKAAVVTVSDSAYRKEREDKSGPRAVELLKEFGAEVIGYTVVPDEKEAIKKALESFKEQGANIIVTTGGTGFSPRDVTPEATQELLYKEMVGFSEAMHLLGVRFTPKALMSRAKVGLLSPRCMVVNLPGSTKGVEQNLKMFAPLFKHALKMAAGGGH
- a CDS encoding molybdenum cofactor guanylyltransferase gives rise to the protein MCGGRSSRFGADKTLATFNGRPFIEKVLAAATQVAPTYLVSKNPLKFHFLLGRYRFGLVVEGEGVYSPLVGVRAALLQIPARALLFLPADLPFVSPELLRWIVSHPPPVVVKDSNRLHSLVTFLPKAAVTVVDSLLKRGEHRVFRLHRELKTEELPLHLFSHRDYSLKSLTNINRKEEYLETLCR
- a CDS encoding molybdenum cofactor biosynthesis protein MoaE, with product MRPSVDELLSRVKARSNPENLGMVLVHNGVVRATSRNGSTVRGMKLSVNRERLRELIKETESRSGIEAVEIWINEGELSVGDDIMVVVVAGRFRSDVLPAFEELISKIKREVVVEEEV
- the msrB gene encoding peptide-methionine (R)-S-oxide reductase MsrB, whose product is MKKRFDGFHLTPFEKWVIFNKGTEPPFTGKYWNHFEEGTYHCKLCGAPLFKSEHKFLCYSGWPSFDGAIPGAVREVPEEFPDDRIEVVCANCGAHLGHVFYGEGLTPKNVRYCINSASIEFHPSRSDEG
- a CDS encoding DNA topoisomerase type IA zn finger domain protein, producing MEFTQKTNLFPYPDLFVFVDRICPVCGSPLSVKRVNGKEFVTCTNNRCNYFENSNLHRTERGETL
- a CDS encoding ABC transporter permease, with translation MIKGLIAYFRENKKRMVLSVIGVAIGVFSLTLMLGISGAMERRVEKSLGKMGALLLVVIPGEVKNLGGRTLQLSFYPTLTVKDAEAIQQKCPDVKAVTPYKEVSPNVHYGGKFISAKVIGVWPTFTEVTGFKTSCGRFLTWSDERDMAQVAVIGPKVAKELFGNGCPVGKTVYLFNAPYKVVGVMEKRGTDLSGEDLDSRIYVPLSSAMKRLSNVTYLDGILVIPQGKESLKPAIEEIESLLLKRHGKKDFTVSRYEDVANTQKQAMEIFSKLSLTVTAVAFGVGALGILAVMTLSVYERLVEIGVKRAFGARKRDIFLQFLVESALLSLAGGTAGAFVSLGIVAGISTVAGWGTYVPVKGAVLALILTLIIGIVAGIYPALRAVSFEPREILKEI